A genomic region of Microlunatus sagamiharensis contains the following coding sequences:
- a CDS encoding alpha-ketoacid dehydrogenase subunit beta: MTMAKALNAGLRKAMEDDPKVLLAGEDIGKLGGVFRVTEGLQKDFGESRVIDTPLAESGIVGTAVGLAIRGYRPVCEIQFDGFVFPAFDQIVTQVARMRWRSKGQVAMPIVIRIPFGGGIGAVEHHSESPEALFAHTVGLKVVACSNPVDAYWMIQQAVASDDPVVFFEPKRRYYEKAEVDTTTEPLGLHSSRVVRPGRDGTLIAYGPMVKTCLEAATAAADEGRELEVIDLRTLSPLDLGPVLESVRRTGHAVVVHEAPVSVGLGAEVAARISEECFYSLEAPVLRVAGMDVPYPPSRAEEDYLPDLDRVLDAVDRSLAY; encoded by the coding sequence ATGACCATGGCCAAGGCGCTCAACGCCGGGCTGCGCAAGGCGATGGAGGACGACCCCAAGGTCCTGCTCGCCGGCGAGGACATCGGCAAGCTCGGCGGCGTGTTCCGCGTGACCGAGGGCCTGCAGAAGGACTTCGGCGAGTCGCGCGTCATCGACACCCCGCTGGCCGAGAGCGGCATCGTCGGGACCGCCGTCGGGCTCGCGATCCGCGGCTACCGCCCGGTCTGCGAGATCCAGTTCGACGGCTTCGTCTTCCCGGCCTTCGACCAGATCGTCACGCAGGTGGCGCGGATGCGCTGGCGCTCCAAGGGCCAGGTCGCGATGCCGATCGTCATCCGCATCCCCTTCGGCGGCGGCATCGGCGCGGTCGAGCACCACAGCGAGTCGCCCGAGGCCCTCTTCGCCCACACGGTCGGGCTCAAGGTCGTCGCCTGCTCCAACCCGGTCGACGCCTACTGGATGATCCAGCAGGCCGTCGCCTCCGACGACCCGGTGGTCTTCTTCGAGCCCAAGCGGCGCTACTACGAGAAGGCCGAGGTGGACACCACCACCGAGCCGCTCGGCCTGCACTCCTCGCGGGTGGTCCGCCCGGGGCGCGACGGCACGTTGATCGCGTACGGCCCAATGGTCAAGACCTGCCTCGAGGCCGCCACCGCCGCGGCCGACGAGGGCCGCGAGCTCGAGGTGATCGACCTGCGCACGCTCTCGCCGCTGGACCTCGGGCCCGTCCTGGAGTCGGTGCGCCGCACCGGCCACGCCGTCGTCGTGCACGAGGCGCCGGTGAGCGTCGGGCTGGGCGCGGAGGTCGCGGCGCGCATCAGCGAGGAGTGCTTCTACTCCCTCGAGGCCCCGGTGCTGCGGGTGGCGGGCATGGACGTGCCCTACCCGCCCAGCCGGGCCGAGGAGGACTACCTGCCCGACCTCGACCGCGTGCTCGACGCGGTCGACCGGTCGCTGGCCTACTGA
- the pdhA gene encoding pyruvate dehydrogenase (acetyl-transferring) E1 component subunit alpha — translation MSDGLSGLDESGPDAAVQLLTPTGERVEHPDYAFAGDDALVRQFYADMVRVRRVDAEAIALQRQGELGLWPSLLGQEGAQIGAVHAMRGQDYAFPTYREHGITIGRGVDPLRLLAMFRGTDPGTWDVVQHGVHLYAIIIGTQGLQATGYGMGLERDGLVGSGDPERDAAVVCFFGDGATSQGDINEGLVFAASYNAPVVFFCQNNQWAISEPIERQSRAPLYRRAAGFGLPGVRVDGNDALAVHAVTTAALDRARSGNGPTFIEAYTYRMGAHTTSDDPTKYRLEHELAQWRDRDPITRVRAYLERTGAADADFFASVDTESDELAMRLRKECLALPEPTLAETFDWVYATRSPELVEQLARHEEYAASFEEAR, via the coding sequence GTGAGCGACGGTCTGAGCGGGCTCGACGAGAGCGGTCCCGACGCCGCGGTGCAGCTGCTGACACCCACGGGCGAGCGGGTCGAGCACCCCGACTACGCCTTCGCCGGCGACGACGCGCTGGTCCGCCAGTTCTACGCCGACATGGTCCGCGTGCGCCGTGTCGACGCCGAGGCGATCGCGCTGCAGCGCCAGGGTGAGCTGGGCCTGTGGCCCTCGCTGCTCGGCCAGGAGGGTGCGCAGATCGGCGCCGTGCACGCGATGCGCGGCCAGGACTACGCCTTCCCGACCTACCGCGAGCACGGCATCACGATCGGCCGCGGCGTCGACCCGCTCCGGCTGCTGGCGATGTTCCGCGGCACCGACCCGGGCACCTGGGACGTCGTGCAGCACGGCGTGCACCTCTACGCGATCATCATCGGCACGCAGGGCCTGCAGGCGACCGGTTACGGCATGGGCCTCGAACGCGACGGCCTGGTCGGCAGCGGTGACCCCGAGCGCGACGCCGCGGTCGTGTGCTTCTTCGGCGACGGCGCGACGAGCCAGGGCGACATCAACGAGGGCCTGGTCTTCGCCGCCTCGTACAACGCGCCGGTCGTCTTCTTCTGCCAGAACAACCAGTGGGCCATCTCCGAGCCCATCGAGCGCCAGTCGCGCGCACCGCTCTACCGCCGCGCGGCGGGCTTCGGCCTGCCCGGCGTGCGGGTCGACGGCAACGACGCGCTCGCGGTGCACGCGGTGACGACGGCGGCGCTGGACCGGGCGCGCTCGGGCAACGGGCCGACGTTCATCGAGGCGTACACCTACCGGATGGGCGCGCACACCACGTCGGACGACCCCACGAAGTACCGCCTCGAGCACGAGCTCGCGCAGTGGCGCGACCGCGACCCGATCACCCGCGTGCGGGCCTACCTCGAGCGCACCGGTGCGGCCGACGCCGACTTCTTCGCCTCGGTCGACACCGAGTCCGACGAGTTGGCCATGCGGCTGCGGAAGGAGTGCCTCGCGCTCCCCGAGCCGACCCTGGCCGAGACGTTCGACTGGGTGTACGCGACGAGGTCACCCGAGCTGGTCGAGCAGCTCGCCCGTCACGAGGAGTACGCCGCGAGCTTCGAGGAGGCCCGATGA
- a CDS encoding alpha/beta fold hydrolase yields MGEQVTTSRGDVVAYDRLGEGPTVVLVAGAGSLRGDARVVRTTELLAAAGVTAVVPDRLGRGSSAAEGTLDLDRELEALRAVVDANGGTAVLCGHSSGCSISLHAAAAGLPVAGLVLWEAPLAAPAARVADWVEGLEQRIDAGELEAAQEWYMRDMPPEWLAGAKASPAWPAIYAGVVALRADAQSLGWATEQLESGGLRDAVTVPVLATYGSSTQASMVEAADRVRRVLPRTEVREVAGAHHTWEPDAFAPVLATFTRACLPG; encoded by the coding sequence ATGGGCGAGCAGGTGACGACGAGCCGGGGCGACGTGGTCGCGTACGACCGGCTGGGCGAGGGACCGACGGTGGTCCTGGTGGCCGGGGCGGGTTCGCTGCGCGGCGACGCGCGCGTCGTCCGGACGACCGAGCTGCTCGCCGCCGCGGGCGTGACCGCCGTCGTCCCCGACCGGCTGGGCCGCGGCAGTAGCGCGGCGGAGGGCACGCTCGACCTCGACCGCGAGCTCGAGGCGCTGCGCGCGGTCGTGGACGCGAACGGCGGCACCGCGGTGCTCTGCGGCCACTCGTCGGGGTGCTCGATCAGCCTGCACGCGGCCGCCGCCGGGCTGCCCGTGGCCGGGCTCGTGCTCTGGGAGGCCCCGCTCGCCGCCCCGGCCGCCCGGGTCGCGGACTGGGTCGAAGGGCTCGAGCAGCGCATCGACGCGGGTGAGCTCGAGGCCGCGCAGGAGTGGTACATGCGCGACATGCCGCCGGAGTGGCTGGCCGGCGCCAAGGCGTCCCCGGCGTGGCCGGCGATCTACGCGGGGGTCGTCGCCCTGCGCGCCGACGCGCAGTCGCTCGGCTGGGCGACGGAGCAGCTCGAGTCGGGGGGCCTGCGCGACGCCGTCACCGTGCCCGTCCTGGCGACGTACGGGTCGTCCACCCAGGCATCGATGGTCGAGGCGGCCGACCGCGTACGCCGCGTGCTGCCCCGGACCGAGGTCCGCGAGGTGGCGGGGGCCCACCACACGTGGGAGCCCGACGCCTTCGCCCCCGTCCTCGCCACGTTCACCCGGGCCTGCCTGCCCGGCTGA
- a CDS encoding sugar ABC transporter substrate-binding protein: MRAPNRRRTRLLRSAAAAAGTVLLLGVSACGQIYPSSQPAQGPAGGVEPNAQSVTIGFAQQQLQAPYFAAMQVQAEQIAKDKGFKLLFQSANKDPAIQYNQMQAMMAQGANVMIVNATSVKGQYQMMTQIASKIPVIYIDTGVPDTGMTSVSSDNLTIGRESGKITAKRFLDAGKSSIKMVILTGPATDEFVGPNRRQGFLDGLKEGGLQYTIASEQSGDYQQDKGQVAAENMLAANPDTDLVLGLNDSMALGAYNVIQKPQYKNVYVAASADGQKEALALIDQGGCDGRYISTGLNSPSLAAEQALGIALDVATGAKKPSDYPPESFTKAVGIGCENIKEYYDPNSVF, from the coding sequence ATGAGAGCACCCAACCGGCGCCGGACGCGCCTGCTCCGCTCGGCCGCGGCCGCCGCGGGCACGGTCCTGCTGCTCGGCGTGAGCGCCTGCGGCCAGATCTACCCCTCGTCGCAGCCGGCGCAGGGCCCGGCGGGCGGCGTCGAGCCGAACGCGCAGTCGGTCACCATCGGCTTCGCCCAGCAGCAGCTGCAGGCGCCGTACTTCGCGGCGATGCAGGTGCAGGCGGAGCAGATCGCCAAGGACAAGGGCTTCAAGCTGCTGTTCCAGTCGGCGAACAAGGACCCGGCGATCCAGTACAACCAGATGCAGGCCATGATGGCGCAGGGCGCGAACGTGATGATCGTCAACGCCACCAGCGTCAAGGGCCAGTACCAGATGATGACCCAGATCGCCTCCAAGATCCCGGTGATCTACATCGACACCGGCGTCCCCGACACCGGCATGACCAGCGTGTCCTCGGACAACCTGACCATCGGCCGCGAGTCGGGCAAGATCACCGCCAAGCGCTTCCTGGACGCGGGCAAGTCGAGCATCAAGATGGTCATCCTCACCGGCCCGGCCACCGACGAGTTCGTCGGCCCGAACCGGCGCCAGGGCTTCCTCGACGGCCTGAAGGAGGGTGGCCTGCAGTACACGATCGCCAGCGAGCAGTCCGGCGACTACCAGCAGGACAAGGGCCAGGTCGCGGCGGAGAACATGCTCGCCGCCAACCCCGACACCGACCTCGTGCTGGGCCTGAACGACTCGATGGCGCTGGGCGCGTACAACGTCATCCAGAAGCCGCAGTACAAGAACGTGTACGTCGCGGCGTCGGCCGACGGGCAGAAGGAGGCCCTCGCGCTGATCGACCAGGGCGGCTGCGACGGGCGCTACATCTCGACGGGGCTGAACTCGCCGTCGCTGGCCGCGGAGCAGGCGCTCGGCATCGCCCTCGACGTCGCGACGGGGGCGAAGAAGCCGTCGGACTACCCGCCGGAGTCGTTCACCAAGGCCGTCGGGATCGGCTGCGAGAACATCAAGGAGTACTACGACCCGAACAGCGTCTTCTGA
- a CDS encoding ABC transporter permease, protein MVDWLKSQYALYILVALLLVATITRGSIFWGGTNLTNLLLQMSIIGVVVLGELIVVLTGGIDISVGSALGLAAVIAAGLFGGPSVFLGLVVAVIIGGIVGAVNGWLVAFRGLEPFIVTLGMLALARGLVYAYGNGIPINPEAAASYATFGQTTIIGIPVLAIIWLVMVALIAFLLYRTVWGRRVYAIGSNIDAARSSGIPVRTTLWSVYILAGLLVGLGGWMFLGRFASGTSTAGNLLELEAIAAVVIGGARLSGGFGKVFGAVVGTIIFAVIANLLSLLNVSTFLQDAFRGALILVAVTLATVQFSRKRRATAGK, encoded by the coding sequence GTGGTTGACTGGCTCAAGAGCCAGTACGCCCTCTACATCCTGGTGGCGCTGCTGCTGGTCGCCACGATCACCCGCGGCTCGATCTTCTGGGGCGGCACCAACCTGACCAACCTGCTGCTGCAGATGTCGATCATCGGCGTGGTCGTGCTCGGCGAGCTGATCGTCGTGCTCACCGGCGGCATCGACATCAGCGTGGGCTCGGCCCTCGGCCTGGCCGCGGTGATCGCGGCCGGCCTGTTCGGCGGGCCGTCGGTCTTCCTCGGGCTGGTCGTCGCCGTGATCATCGGCGGCATCGTCGGCGCCGTGAACGGCTGGCTGGTCGCCTTCCGCGGCCTCGAGCCCTTCATCGTGACGCTGGGCATGCTGGCCCTGGCCCGCGGCCTGGTCTACGCCTACGGCAACGGCATCCCGATCAACCCGGAGGCCGCGGCCTCGTACGCGACCTTCGGCCAGACGACGATCATCGGCATCCCGGTGCTCGCGATCATCTGGCTGGTCATGGTGGCGCTGATCGCCTTCCTGCTCTACCGGACCGTGTGGGGCCGCCGCGTGTACGCGATCGGCAGCAACATCGACGCGGCGCGCAGCTCGGGCATCCCGGTCCGCACCACCCTGTGGTCGGTCTACATCCTGGCCGGCCTGCTCGTCGGGCTCGGCGGCTGGATGTTCCTGGGCCGCTTCGCGAGCGGCACCTCGACCGCCGGCAACCTGCTCGAGCTCGAGGCCATCGCCGCGGTCGTCATCGGTGGCGCCCGCCTCTCCGGGGGCTTCGGCAAGGTGTTCGGGGCCGTGGTCGGCACGATCATCTTCGCCGTGATCGCCAACCTGCTCTCGCTGCTCAACGTCTCGACCTTCCTCCAGGACGCCTTCCGCGGCGCCCTGATCCTGGTCGCGGTGACGCTGGCGACGGTGCAGTTCAGCCGCAAGCGCCGCGCGACGGCGGGCAAGTGA
- a CDS encoding sugar ABC transporter ATP-binding protein has translation MTTTVERGQSARPQVGDVAFTARGIKKHYPGVKALDGVDLEGYAGEVLAVCGANGAGKSTFAKLLAGVETPTDGEIRVAGYDHPVRNAAEAEQAGVLMMFQEPLIIDDFTVGENVWLYKLREGRDIRPWATKVDSNSHQTREVLGKVGLGALRTNQLARDLGPGQRQMLSLSRAEVTNHQIMILDETTASTSEEHFNDILDLVKREREAGTHIMFVSHRLNEVFAMSDRIAVLRNGQLVDVLKTSETTPDEVTTLMIGQALRAVERPAPVQTEGKQPLVAVRDLHGGTAAGVSFDVYPGEVVGLYGLVGSGRSSVGRTVTGQKRAASGTIQIRGEEVQLNSPGQALDKSVVYLTEDRRLEGFVKDFDNGENMSLVVLPKWSKGGVIDTTKEKSRVRELISEFQVKGGPKTYTRSLSGGNQQKVVIAKWLESDPDFVVLDEPTKGIDVGARANIYEIIHSVAARDKGVLVISSEAEELLSLCHRILVMRNGKVVAEFDPSEADTDDLIRTALTHQD, from the coding sequence GTGACGACGACGGTGGAGCGGGGGCAGAGCGCCCGCCCCCAGGTCGGTGACGTCGCCTTCACCGCCCGCGGGATCAAGAAGCACTACCCGGGCGTCAAGGCGCTCGACGGCGTGGACCTCGAGGGCTACGCCGGCGAGGTGCTGGCGGTCTGCGGGGCCAACGGTGCCGGCAAGTCGACGTTCGCCAAGCTCCTCGCGGGCGTCGAGACCCCGACCGACGGCGAGATCCGGGTCGCGGGCTACGACCACCCGGTCCGCAACGCCGCCGAGGCCGAGCAGGCCGGCGTCCTGATGATGTTCCAGGAGCCGCTGATCATCGACGACTTCACCGTCGGCGAGAACGTGTGGCTCTACAAGCTGCGCGAGGGCCGCGACATCCGCCCCTGGGCGACCAAGGTCGATTCCAACTCCCACCAGACCCGCGAGGTGCTGGGCAAGGTCGGGCTCGGCGCCCTGCGCACCAACCAGCTGGCCCGGGACCTCGGCCCCGGCCAGCGCCAGATGCTGTCCCTCAGCCGGGCCGAGGTGACCAACCACCAGATCATGATCCTGGACGAGACGACCGCGTCGACGTCGGAGGAGCACTTCAACGACATCCTCGACCTGGTCAAGCGCGAGCGTGAGGCCGGGACGCACATCATGTTCGTCAGCCACCGGCTGAACGAGGTGTTCGCGATGAGCGACCGCATCGCCGTGCTGCGCAACGGCCAGCTCGTCGACGTGCTCAAGACCTCCGAGACCACGCCGGACGAGGTCACCACGCTGATGATCGGCCAGGCCCTGCGGGCCGTCGAGCGTCCCGCGCCGGTGCAGACCGAGGGCAAGCAGCCGCTGGTGGCGGTCCGCGACCTGCACGGCGGGACCGCGGCCGGCGTCTCCTTCGACGTCTACCCCGGCGAGGTCGTCGGGCTCTACGGCCTCGTCGGCAGCGGCCGCTCCTCGGTCGGGCGCACGGTCACCGGCCAGAAGCGGGCGGCGAGCGGCACCATCCAGATCCGCGGCGAGGAGGTCCAGCTGAACTCGCCGGGTCAGGCGCTCGACAAGTCCGTGGTCTACCTGACCGAGGACCGCCGGCTCGAGGGCTTCGTCAAGGACTTCGACAACGGCGAGAACATGAGCCTCGTCGTGCTGCCGAAGTGGTCCAAGGGCGGCGTCATCGACACCACCAAGGAGAAGAGCCGGGTCCGCGAGCTGATCAGCGAGTTCCAGGTCAAGGGCGGGCCCAAGACCTACACGCGCTCGCTCTCCGGCGGCAACCAGCAGAAGGTCGTCATCGCCAAGTGGCTCGAGTCCGACCCGGACTTCGTCGTCCTGGACGAGCCGACCAAGGGCATCGACGTCGGCGCCCGGGCCAACATCTACGAGATCATCCACAGCGTCGCCGCGCGCGACAAGGGCGTGCTGGTGATCTCCAGCGAGGCCGAGGAGCTGCTCTCGCTCTGCCACCGGATCCTCGTGATGCGCAACGGCAAGGTCGTCGCCGAGTTCGACCCGTCCGAGGCCGACACCGACGACCTGATCCGCACCGCCCTCACCCACCAGGACTGA
- a CDS encoding zinc-dependent alcohol dehydrogenase family protein — translation MTGPSTRRARAVVYDEPRRFSVRDVEVPDPGPGEVVLRVLVAGVCGTDLHLHDGEFGPTYPLTPGHELVGEVVEAGTGAEDLLGHRVVVDNTASCGRCAECRRARPAFCHHLVAQGVNAPGGFAELVLTDADRCFLVDDLDPEVAVLAEPVACVVHGLDVLALQPGADVLVLGAGPTGLVLTSLLARGGAGRLTVAAPSEAKLALARARGADEAVRLRRGEPELGAAQLAALAPDGFDVVVEATGAPGVLETTLPLVRTGGTVFVYGVPPEAAVWPVRSYDVFRRELTIKGSFAQQHSFDRALRLLRTGRVDPAGIVTHRFGLDAYADALAATADSAVVKAVLVP, via the coding sequence GTGACCGGCCCGTCGACCCGCAGGGCCCGCGCGGTCGTCTACGACGAGCCGCGCCGGTTCAGCGTCCGTGACGTCGAGGTGCCCGACCCCGGACCGGGCGAGGTCGTCCTCCGGGTCCTGGTCGCCGGCGTCTGCGGCACCGACCTGCACCTGCACGACGGCGAGTTCGGGCCGACCTACCCGCTGACGCCGGGTCATGAGCTCGTGGGCGAGGTGGTCGAGGCGGGCACCGGCGCCGAGGACCTGCTCGGCCACCGCGTCGTCGTCGACAACACGGCCTCGTGCGGGCGCTGCGCCGAGTGCCGGCGCGCCCGCCCGGCCTTCTGCCACCACCTCGTGGCGCAGGGCGTGAACGCGCCCGGCGGCTTCGCCGAGCTGGTGCTGACCGACGCGGACCGCTGCTTCCTCGTCGACGACCTCGACCCCGAGGTCGCGGTCCTGGCCGAGCCGGTCGCCTGCGTCGTCCACGGCCTCGACGTGCTGGCGCTGCAGCCCGGCGCCGACGTGCTGGTGCTCGGCGCCGGCCCGACCGGGCTCGTGCTGACGTCGCTGCTGGCCCGCGGCGGGGCCGGTCGGCTCACCGTCGCGGCCCCGAGCGAGGCCAAGCTGGCGCTGGCCCGGGCCCGCGGCGCCGACGAGGCCGTGCGCCTGCGGCGCGGCGAGCCGGAGCTCGGGGCGGCGCAGCTGGCGGCCCTCGCGCCCGACGGGTTCGACGTGGTGGTCGAGGCGACGGGCGCACCCGGCGTGCTCGAGACCACGCTGCCGCTGGTGCGGACCGGCGGCACCGTCTTCGTCTACGGCGTCCCGCCCGAGGCCGCCGTCTGGCCGGTGCGCTCGTACGACGTGTTCCGCCGCGAGCTGACGATCAAGGGCTCGTTCGCGCAGCAGCACTCGTTCGACCGCGCGCTGCGCCTGCTGCGCACCGGTCGGGTCGACCCGGCGGGGATCGTCACCCACCGCTTCGGCCTCGACGCGTACGCCGACGCCCTCGCCGCCACCGCCGACAGCGCGGTGGTCAAGGCCGTCCTGGTGCCCTGA
- a CDS encoding SDR family oxidoreductase yields the protein MTWPEQAVVVVTGAAGGIGLAAATWFAERGARVFSLDRPGATPSVGDPVGEVVEVDVTSEESVRAAVTTVVERAGRVDALVAGAGVAEGDTGAEDMSLERWSLTIGVNLTGVFLTCRDFGRVMLEQGSGRIVAIASMSGQHVVNVPQRQVAYNASKAGVVAMVKSLAYEWVGRGVRVNALSPGYVDTPLLTNRTDLHPLWKEQTPAGRFATPEEIAGGVGYLLSDEAAFCVGTELLMDGGYAIP from the coding sequence ATGACCTGGCCCGAGCAGGCGGTCGTCGTGGTGACCGGAGCGGCGGGGGGCATCGGCCTGGCCGCGGCCACCTGGTTCGCCGAGCGGGGGGCGCGGGTCTTCAGCCTGGACCGGCCGGGCGCGACGCCCTCGGTCGGCGACCCGGTGGGCGAGGTGGTCGAGGTCGACGTCACCTCCGAGGAGTCGGTGCGGGCCGCCGTGACCACCGTGGTCGAGCGGGCCGGACGGGTCGACGCGCTGGTCGCGGGCGCCGGGGTGGCCGAGGGCGACACGGGCGCGGAGGACATGAGCCTCGAGCGCTGGTCGCTGACGATCGGGGTCAACCTCACCGGGGTCTTCCTGACCTGCCGCGACTTCGGCCGGGTCATGCTCGAGCAGGGCTCCGGCCGCATCGTCGCCATCGCCTCGATGTCGGGGCAGCACGTCGTGAACGTCCCGCAGCGCCAGGTCGCGTACAACGCCTCCAAGGCCGGCGTGGTCGCCATGGTCAAGTCGCTCGCGTACGAGTGGGTCGGTCGCGGCGTCCGGGTCAACGCGCTCTCGCCCGGCTACGTCGACACGCCGCTGCTGACCAACCGCACCGACCTGCACCCGCTGTGGAAGGAGCAGACCCCGGCCGGGCGCTTCGCCACGCCCGAGGAGATCGCCGGCGGCGTCGGCTACCTGCTCAGCGACGAGGCCGCCTTCTGCGTGGGCACCGAGCTGCTCATGGACGGCGGGTACGCGATCCCGTGA
- a CDS encoding GntR family transcriptional regulator, whose translation MTAKELDRGSALPLYHQVKQILLAQVRAEDLAPGARVPGDNELCRALGVSRSVVRQALAELETEGVVVRVKGRGTYVARPRTTEHLVARLTGLHEEMSARGVGVSSTVRRQEVVPADDVVAAALELEVGAPVLVLERLRHVGGEPWVLTTTHLPTDVAPELEHEDFTEQSLYGVLESRYGVRLTHGRRSVEAVPASEETARLLALRPGDPLLRLRSTTWAGERPVESFVALHRGDRTRFEVDLERAVSLHHDKPQDPAPAVVVTLEEVGS comes from the coding sequence GTGACGGCGAAGGAGCTCGACCGCGGGTCGGCGTTGCCGCTGTACCACCAGGTCAAGCAGATCCTCCTCGCCCAGGTCCGCGCCGAGGACCTCGCACCGGGCGCGCGCGTCCCGGGCGACAACGAGCTCTGCCGCGCGCTCGGCGTCTCGCGGAGCGTGGTGCGCCAGGCCCTCGCCGAGCTGGAGACGGAGGGCGTCGTGGTCCGGGTCAAGGGCCGTGGGACCTACGTCGCCCGGCCCCGGACGACCGAGCACCTCGTCGCCCGCCTGACCGGGCTGCACGAGGAGATGAGCGCGCGCGGCGTGGGCGTCAGCAGCACCGTCCGTCGCCAGGAGGTCGTGCCCGCCGACGACGTCGTCGCCGCGGCGCTCGAGCTCGAGGTCGGCGCCCCGGTGCTGGTCCTCGAACGGCTCCGCCACGTCGGCGGCGAGCCCTGGGTGCTGACGACGACGCACCTCCCCACCGACGTCGCGCCCGAGCTGGAGCACGAGGACTTCACCGAGCAGTCGCTGTACGGCGTCCTCGAGAGCCGCTACGGCGTACGGCTCACGCACGGGCGCCGCAGCGTGGAGGCCGTGCCGGCGTCGGAGGAGACCGCGCGCCTGCTGGCGCTGCGCCCCGGCGACCCGCTGCTGCGGCTGCGCAGCACGACCTGGGCCGGCGAACGCCCGGTCGAGTCCTTCGTGGCGCTGCACCGCGGCGACCGCACCCGCTTCGAGGTCGACCTCGAGCGCGCGGTGTCGCTGCACCACGACAAGCCCCAGGACCCGGCACCGGCCGTGGTCGTGACGTTGGAGGAGGTGGGCTCATGA
- a CDS encoding NAD(P)-dependent oxidoreductase: MTSRSFSSGDLDLRAELEAAGCAVRSGPPDHDLAQLAPLLADTVCWVAGTGPVTAAHLDAAPHLRLVARYGVGVDAVDLAAAAGRDVLVTNTPGANTEAVADLALALTLAALRDVVPGDRGVRAGTPKVTRGRELGSLTVGVVGFGRIGRGVARRLSGFGSRVLAYDPYVAPGSVPEVELLDLPDLVAQCDVLTLHAPGEEVLVDEALLGRFRPGAVLVNTARAALVDEPAVAAALREGRLARYAADVLAADGPDAPLLADDLVALTTFTAHAGAHTVGAVDGMGRGAVDAVLDVLAGRTPAHLVSPKGSS, from the coding sequence GTGACCAGCCGCTCCTTCTCCAGCGGCGACCTCGACCTGCGCGCCGAGCTCGAGGCGGCCGGGTGCGCGGTGCGGAGCGGTCCCCCCGACCACGACCTCGCGCAGCTCGCTCCCCTCCTCGCCGACACCGTCTGCTGGGTCGCGGGCACCGGCCCGGTCACCGCGGCCCACCTCGACGCCGCTCCGCACCTGCGCCTCGTCGCCCGGTACGGGGTCGGGGTCGACGCCGTCGACCTCGCGGCCGCGGCCGGGCGCGACGTCCTCGTCACGAACACCCCGGGCGCCAACACCGAGGCGGTCGCCGACCTCGCCCTGGCCCTGACCCTCGCGGCCCTGCGCGATGTCGTGCCCGGCGACCGCGGGGTCCGCGCGGGCACCCCGAAGGTCACCCGCGGCCGCGAGCTCGGCAGCCTGACCGTCGGGGTCGTCGGCTTCGGCCGGATCGGCCGCGGGGTCGCGCGGCGGCTCTCCGGCTTCGGCTCGCGCGTGCTGGCGTACGACCCGTACGTCGCCCCCGGCAGCGTGCCCGAGGTCGAGCTCCTCGACCTGCCCGACCTCGTCGCGCAGTGCGACGTCCTCACGCTGCACGCCCCCGGCGAGGAGGTGCTCGTGGACGAGGCGCTCCTCGGACGGTTCCGTCCCGGCGCGGTCCTCGTAAACACCGCGCGGGCGGCGCTCGTCGACGAACCCGCCGTGGCGGCGGCCCTGCGCGAGGGCCGGCTGGCCCGCTACGCCGCCGACGTCCTCGCCGCCGACGGCCCCGACGCCCCGCTGCTCGCCGACGACCTGGTCGCGCTCACCACCTTCACCGCCCACGCCGGCGCCCACACCGTCGGCGCCGTGGACGGCATGGGCCGGGGCGCGGTCGACGCCGTCCTCGACGTCCTCGCCGGCCGCACGCCCGCCCACCTCGTCAGCCCGAAGGGGTCCTCATGA
- a CDS encoding bifunctional 4-hydroxy-2-oxoglutarate aldolase/2-dehydro-3-deoxy-phosphogluconate aldolase yields MTARPPERDGLAALRETVVVAVLRAPSAAAAVSTVDALVAGGVTGIEITYSTPNVPTVLREVRDRHPDVLLGAGTVRTPAHAEEAAGAGAEFLVSPGTLPEVSRAMLGTGATVLSGALTPTEVMTAVDLGVHVVKLFPSSLGGPAYLKALRGPFPDVAFCPTGGVNPGNLGDWLAAGAVAVGAGGELTPAEALASGDWAAVTAAAREFRAAADAVRGSGS; encoded by the coding sequence ATGACCGCACGACCGCCCGAGCGCGACGGGCTCGCCGCCCTCCGGGAGACCGTGGTCGTCGCCGTGCTGCGCGCCCCGTCCGCCGCGGCCGCGGTGTCCACCGTCGACGCCCTGGTCGCCGGCGGCGTCACGGGCATCGAGATCACCTACAGCACGCCGAACGTCCCGACCGTCCTGCGCGAGGTCCGCGACCGGCACCCGGACGTGCTGCTCGGCGCGGGCACCGTGCGCACGCCCGCCCACGCCGAGGAGGCCGCGGGTGCGGGCGCCGAGTTCCTGGTGAGCCCGGGGACGCTGCCCGAGGTGAGCCGCGCGATGCTCGGCACCGGGGCGACGGTGCTGTCCGGGGCGCTGACGCCCACCGAGGTCATGACCGCGGTGGACCTCGGCGTGCACGTGGTCAAGCTCTTCCCCTCCTCCCTGGGCGGGCCGGCGTACCTCAAGGCCCTGCGAGGGCCGTTCCCGGACGTGGCCTTCTGCCCGACCGGTGGCGTCAACCCCGGCAACCTCGGCGACTGGCTGGCGGCCGGAGCCGTCGCCGTGGGGGCGGGCGGGGAGCTGACCCCGGCCGAGGCGCTGGCCTCCGGCGACTGGGCGGCCGTGACCGCGGCGGCGCGCGAGTTCCGCGCGGCGGCCGACGCCGTACGGGGGTCGGGCTCGTGA